From one Microlunatus sp. Gsoil 973 genomic stretch:
- a CDS encoding FHA domain-containing protein produces the protein MPRALLGNGSCRRCGSFRSNAGICAGCGAIWSPAAGSTAAIAGAGLTGVVRASLGRRYLADVIDLLPPLLLAAAAVVVFMTTDRQPLGWLLLAIAVVVALAELGWVLATGRSPGRLLIGLRTVDDLSGTPIRFSRLRRQLAGAVRGRSLTADLRHGRDPMRPRTAPVPLPGSDGSLQSPVGAGTSTPGIFGAAPRRTWTRVRFLTAASVVSIVLEDGSRRVLNRPLVIGRDPDRAHPDRGYPDRGYPDRSSPDRGPDHRNDRYDVLALPDLSRRLDKTHLLLERSESTVWVTDLNSAGGTAIVSTDGVRVPLAAEVRSPVPIGSTVECGGRRLMVVADG, from the coding sequence GTGCCACGGGCGCTGTTGGGTAACGGGAGTTGTCGACGTTGCGGCTCCTTCCGCTCCAACGCCGGAATCTGTGCCGGGTGCGGAGCGATCTGGTCGCCGGCAGCCGGCAGTACGGCTGCCATCGCCGGCGCCGGCCTGACCGGTGTCGTCAGGGCATCGCTCGGACGCCGGTATCTGGCGGACGTCATCGACCTGTTGCCACCGCTTCTGCTGGCTGCCGCCGCGGTCGTCGTGTTCATGACCACCGACCGGCAACCGCTCGGCTGGCTGTTGCTGGCCATTGCCGTGGTGGTCGCACTCGCCGAACTCGGCTGGGTGTTGGCCACCGGCCGCAGCCCCGGCCGACTGCTGATCGGGCTGCGTACGGTCGACGACCTGTCGGGCACACCCATCCGGTTCTCCAGGCTGCGACGCCAGCTGGCCGGAGCCGTACGCGGGCGGTCGCTGACCGCCGACCTGCGGCACGGCCGGGACCCGATGCGGCCCCGGACGGCACCCGTGCCGCTCCCCGGTTCCGACGGATCCCTGCAGAGCCCGGTCGGCGCCGGCACCTCGACCCCAGGAATCTTCGGTGCGGCGCCGCGCCGGACCTGGACGAGGGTTCGCTTCCTGACCGCTGCCAGCGTGGTTTCGATCGTCCTCGAGGACGGTTCCCGTCGGGTGCTGAACCGGCCACTGGTGATCGGCCGTGACCCGGATCGCGCTCACCCCGACCGCGGCTACCCCGACCGCGGCTACCCCGATCGCAGCTCTCCCGATCGCGGGCCCGACCACAGGAACGACCGGTACGACGTGTTGGCGCTGCCGGATCTGTCCCGGAGGCTGGACAAGACCCACCTCTTGCTGGAACGGTCCGAGTCGACGGTCTGGGTCACCGACCTGAACTCCGCGGGCGGCACCGCGATCGTCAGCACCGACGGTGTCCGGGTACCGCTGGCCGCCGAGGTGCGTTCACCCGTCCCGATCGGATCGACCGTCGAATGTGGCGGACGCCGGTTGATGGTGGTGGCCGATGGCTGA
- a CDS encoding DUF6177 family protein, giving the protein MADPDEPVPLTTEDVAHPLADRLGQAADGTRWVATETRSRVVHLSAGRMNLLAIAARDGRRPVLISDELSSLTPACARIWQQSGGSWVVRQSGGGLRNGFGGRRIDRIEEAWTQPRPRTVDDYAVGYLRPTDADILQITTIVGLRHPAREQTLLGGPVEQLNDAASDGAAMAWGATEPVGEPWNRRRLTDAIRTEMPRLTTVIATGRNLSATLAAQRTNLGVEEIDHVLVGIGSPAEEALARIRTRMADVLRRLAETGMPLVGMQLARRGPRDLSVPPSLLPPPVPLSLFLGAPAVRGFGLDVAQLRERFGAEPVGRPRLPALLFDLGQVGFEAWQRLDRILGSLNPDLLAESLGMGAASLSEVRAGAPLPDPEGGSDA; this is encoded by the coding sequence ATGGCTGACCCGGACGAACCGGTGCCGCTGACCACCGAGGACGTGGCCCATCCGCTGGCCGACCGGCTGGGCCAGGCGGCCGACGGCACGCGCTGGGTGGCGACCGAGACGCGCAGCCGGGTCGTCCACCTGAGCGCCGGACGGATGAACCTGCTGGCCATCGCCGCGCGCGACGGGCGGCGCCCGGTCCTGATCAGCGACGAATTGAGCTCATTGACCCCGGCCTGCGCACGGATCTGGCAGCAGTCGGGCGGCAGCTGGGTCGTACGGCAGTCCGGCGGCGGCCTGCGGAACGGGTTCGGCGGCCGACGGATCGACCGGATCGAGGAGGCCTGGACCCAGCCGCGGCCGCGGACGGTCGACGACTACGCCGTGGGCTACCTGCGGCCGACCGATGCCGACATCCTTCAGATCACCACCATCGTCGGATTGCGGCACCCGGCCCGGGAACAGACCCTGCTCGGCGGTCCGGTCGAGCAGCTCAACGACGCAGCGTCGGACGGTGCCGCGATGGCCTGGGGCGCCACCGAACCGGTCGGCGAGCCGTGGAACCGGCGTCGGCTGACCGACGCGATCCGCACCGAGATGCCACGGCTGACCACCGTCATCGCCACCGGTCGAAACCTCTCCGCGACGCTTGCCGCCCAGCGCACCAACCTCGGGGTCGAGGAGATCGATCATGTCCTCGTCGGCATCGGTTCTCCGGCGGAGGAGGCCCTGGCCCGGATCCGTACCCGGATGGCCGACGTGCTGCGCCGACTCGCCGAGACCGGCATGCCGCTGGTCGGCATGCAGCTGGCCCGTAGGGGACCGCGGGACCTGTCGGTTCCGCCAAGTCTGCTGCCGCCGCCGGTCCCACTGTCGCTGTTCCTCGGGGCGCCTGCGGTCCGCGGTTTCGGCCTGGACGTCGCCCAGCTGCGGGAGCGGTTCGGCGCCGAACCGGTCGGTCGGCCGCGGCTGCCCGCCCTGTTGTTCGACCTCGGCCAGGTCGGCTTCGAGGCCTGGCAGCGGCTGGACCGGATCCTCGGCTCGCTCAATCCCGACCTGCTGGCCGAATCGCTCGGCATGGG